Proteins from a single region of bacterium:
- a CDS encoding SigE family RNA polymerase sigma factor — protein MASGVSEGDQPTWHGPATAGEVHQLASFDDLYRDEYGPMVRLARGLVDTQEIAEEIVQDAFAKVYERWNRLESSGGYLRTAVVNGARSELRKREVRRRIGIRPFIPPQPEDRDYLLDALDQLSPRQKTVLVLKFYADMTEKEIAQAIGVRPGTVKSATSRGLAELRKVVEQ, from the coding sequence ATGGCCTCGGGAGTTTCAGAAGGCGACCAGCCGACTTGGCATGGACCCGCGACGGCTGGCGAAGTTCACCAACTGGCCAGTTTCGACGACCTGTACCGAGACGAATACGGGCCGATGGTGCGCCTTGCCCGAGGGCTAGTGGATACGCAGGAGATCGCGGAAGAGATCGTCCAGGACGCCTTCGCCAAGGTGTATGAGCGCTGGAATCGGCTCGAGAGTTCCGGTGGCTACCTGCGCACCGCGGTGGTGAACGGCGCTCGTAGTGAGCTGAGGAAGCGCGAAGTGAGACGGCGCATCGGCATTCGGCCATTCATTCCCCCTCAACCCGAGGATCGGGACTACCTGCTCGATGCCCTCGATCAGCTCTCTCCCCGCCAGAAGACCGTCCTTGTCCTGAAGTTCTACGCCGATATGACCGAGAAAGAGATCGCCCAGGCCATTGGGGTAAGGCCGGGCACAGTCAAAAGCGCCACCTCCCGAGGATTGGCCGAGTTGCGAAAGGTAGTCGAGCAGTGA
- a CDS encoding amidohydrolase family protein: protein MSDRYTIISADCHAGANHETYRGYLESKYLDDFDAWREKYRNPFRDLQDGGRVRNWDNERRLGDLYTDGQVGEVVFPNTVPPFFPSFILFARPPRADQLEHRLAGIRAHNRWLAEWCAEYPNQRAGIGQTFLNDVDEAIKDVEFIAANNLRGGVLISAIPPDCKDLSPLYDPAYDPFWAACEDLGVIVNSHGGTGAPNYGKYSVADLLFITEVSFYSHRPFYQLLLSGVFERFPKLKFVMTEQGCAWLVDALAHMDETLAKIRDTGRMGEMRYDESHILPKSATEYFQQNCWVGISQPGHEDAAAREVLGSHKVMWGSDYPHNEGTGPYTREHLRQVFCDTDPVELQQILAGNAADLYGFDFDALAPLAAQHGPTHDEIAVPLDQLPAEPNEALLKNVIAA, encoded by the coding sequence ATGAGCGACCGCTACACCATCATCTCGGCCGACTGCCATGCCGGCGCCAATCACGAGACGTACCGCGGCTACCTGGAATCGAAGTACCTCGACGATTTTGACGCTTGGCGGGAGAAGTACCGCAACCCATTCCGCGACCTCCAAGACGGGGGCCGGGTGCGCAATTGGGACAACGAGCGCCGCTTGGGAGACCTGTACACCGACGGCCAGGTGGGCGAGGTGGTATTCCCCAACACCGTGCCTCCGTTCTTTCCCAGCTTCATCCTGTTCGCCCGCCCGCCCCGGGCCGACCAACTCGAACACCGACTGGCAGGAATCCGGGCCCACAACCGCTGGCTGGCCGAATGGTGCGCGGAGTATCCCAATCAGCGAGCCGGCATCGGCCAGACCTTCTTGAATGACGTCGACGAGGCCATCAAAGACGTGGAGTTCATCGCGGCCAACAACCTGCGCGGCGGTGTGCTCATCTCGGCCATCCCACCCGACTGCAAGGACCTCTCCCCTCTGTACGACCCGGCGTACGACCCGTTCTGGGCCGCCTGCGAGGACCTCGGCGTCATCGTCAACAGCCATGGCGGTACCGGCGCCCCCAACTACGGCAAATACTCGGTGGCCGACCTGCTGTTCATCACCGAAGTGAGCTTCTATTCTCATCGGCCCTTCTACCAGCTATTGCTGTCAGGGGTGTTCGAGCGGTTCCCCAAGCTCAAGTTCGTGATGACCGAGCAGGGCTGTGCCTGGCTGGTGGACGCTTTGGCCCACATGGACGAAACCCTGGCCAAGATCCGCGACACCGGTCGCATGGGCGAGATGCGCTACGACGAGAGCCACATCCTTCCCAAGAGCGCCACCGAATACTTCCAGCAGAACTGCTGGGTGGGTATCAGCCAGCCCGGCCACGAAGACGCCGCCGCCCGGGAGGTGCTGGGGTCGCACAAGGTGATGTGGGGCTCCGACTATCCCCACAACGAGGGCACCGGCCCCTACACCCGCGAGCACCTACGCCAGGTGTTCTGCGACACCGACCCGGTGGAGCTCCAGCAGATCCTGGCCGGCAACGCCGCCGACCTGTACGGATTCGACTTCGATGCCCTGGCCCCGCTGGCCGCCCAGCACGGGCCCACTCACGATGAGATCGCCGTGCCCCTCGATCAGCTGCCCGCCGAGCCCAACGAAGCACTGCTCAAGAACGTCATTGCCGCCTGA
- a CDS encoding type II toxin-antitoxin system RelE/ParE family toxin has translation MYEIDITPEGRRDFNRLPDKVHGAVSEAIFGPIAHNPHQAGKPLLWDFEGLYSARRGDFRIIYEIFDSENTVVIHRVDHRRSAYRPR, from the coding sequence GTGTATGAAATCGACATCACCCCGGAGGGCCGCAGAGACTTCAATCGATTACCAGACAAGGTGCATGGGGCTGTCTCGGAGGCCATTTTCGGGCCGATAGCCCACAACCCGCATCAGGCGGGAAAGCCTCTGCTCTGGGACTTCGAAGGCCTCTACTCAGCCCGGCGGGGTGACTTCCGAATCATCTACGAGATTTTCGACTCCGAGAACACCGTCGTCATTCATCGCGTCGACCATCGTCGCAGCGCTTATCGCCCACGCTGA
- a CDS encoding type II toxin-antitoxin system Phd/YefM family antitoxin: MESILPFSQVKSHLSELADRVEKQRDLIMVTRNGRPSFMLVNCDYMESIEETLEIMSDPELVASLSRSRAEAEAGQRMRLRDHLRDSGV, translated from the coding sequence ATGGAATCAATACTGCCCTTCTCCCAAGTTAAGAGTCACTTGTCGGAGCTAGCTGACCGCGTCGAAAAGCAGCGTGACCTGATCATGGTTACCCGCAATGGTCGGCCGTCGTTCATGCTGGTCAACTGCGACTACATGGAGTCCATCGAAGAAACGCTCGAAATCATGAGCGATCCTGAGTTGGTGGCCTCGCTCAGCAGGTCGCGAGCCGAAGCCGAGGCAGGCCAACGGATGCGGTTGCGCGATCACCTCAGGGACAGCGGTGTATGA